One Paraburkholderia phytofirmans OLGA172 genomic window carries:
- a CDS encoding DUF4148 domain-containing protein, translated as MKSLIQAVVVAAALAAPIVSFAQSNAPVTRAQVRAELVQLEKAGYNPARGEDPNYPADIQAAEAKVAAQNDAVGGVAGGSSQSGHATDTAVSSYSPRIYNAH; from the coding sequence ATGAAGTCCCTTATTCAAGCCGTTGTGGTTGCCGCTGCGCTTGCTGCACCGATCGTGTCGTTCGCTCAATCGAATGCGCCTGTCACCCGTGCACAGGTACGCGCCGAACTGGTCCAGCTCGAAAAGGCTGGCTACAACCCGGCCCGTGGCGAAGATCCTAACTACCCGGCCGACATTCAGGCTGCTGAGGCCAAGGTGGCTGCACAGAACGATGCCGTCGGTGGCGTGGCAGGCGGTTCGTCGCAGTCGGGTCATGCGACTGACACTGCGGTGTCGTCGTATTCGCCCCGGATCTACAACGCTCACTAA